The Saccharopolyspora gregorii genomic interval GGTCCCGCAGGTAGGCGGCGACGGCCAGCTCGCGGCCGTTGAGCGTGGCGTCGCCCCAGCCGACCACGCCGTCCGCGGTGGTGATCTTGAGGGTGGTGAAGTTGCGGCCCGGGCTGGTGAGCAGCACTTCGGCGGCGACGATGCGGTCCCGGCTCATGCTGTCTCCTCGCGGACGGGACCCGTGGTGCCGCGCACCACGAGCTGGGTGGGCAGGCGCAGGGTGCGCGGCAGGGTCCGCTGCCCGGCGACGGCGCGGCCCAGCAGCTCCAGGCTCACCGCCCCGGCGCGCTCGATCGGGGCGGCGATGCTGGTCAGGGCCGGGTGGGTGATCTCGGCGAGCGGGATGTCGTCGAAGCCGACCACGCTGAGCCCGTCCGGGGCGTGCACGCCCAGCACGCGGGCGCCGGAGACGACGCCGAGCGCCACCAGGTCGTTGTGCGCGATCACCGCGGTCGCCCCCGCCGCGAGCACCCCCGCCGCCGCGGCGGTCCCGCCCGCCACCGTCTCCGCCTGGTGGCCCAGCACGTCCAGCCGCGCGCCCGCCTGCTCGGCGAGCGCGGTGACGATGCCGAGGCGGTGCGCGTTCGACCAGGACCGCGCCGAACCCTGCACGTAGGCGAGGTGGCGGTGGCCCAGCGCGGTCAGGTAGTCCACCGCCTGCCGCAGCCCGTCGGTGGCGTCGGAGAGCACGCAGTCGACCCCGGTCGCCGCCCGGTTCACCAGCACCGCCGGGGTCCGCCCGCACAGCGCCAGCAGTTCCGCCGCGTCCAGCCGCGGCGAGCACACCACGATCCCGTCCGCGCGGCCCCGCAGGTGGGCGAGCACGTCGCGCTCCCGGTCCGGGTCGAACGCGGTGTCGGCGAGCAGCACCGTCTGCGACCGGTGCCATCCCTCGGCCTGGGCGGCCTTCACGAAGGCGCCGAACACCGGGTTCGCGATGTCCGGCACGACGACGGCGACGGTGCCGCCCCGCGGGGGCGCGGGGTGGCGGGTGCGGCCCGGGTCGTAGCCGAGTTCCTGGGCGGCGGCCAGCACCTTGCGCAGGGTGTCCGCGCCGAGCCTGCCGGGTTCGCTGAACGCGCGGGAGGCGGTGGACAGGGCCACCTCCGCGTGCTTCGCGACCTCGGTGAGCGTTGCCGCCACGTCTCCTCCTCGCCGCCGCACGTCGCCGGTGATCGGTGCGGGTGCGAGCCATCGAACGGCATCTTGCGCAAGGTTGTCAACGAGTTGCCGAGAGCTTGCCGGGCGATCCCGGTGACCGGCCGGGCACGCGTTGTAGTCCTATGTGGACACGTACGGCGCCGCCGGGAGGCCGCGTCCCGCGCCGCGGACCACGAACAGCGCCCCCGACTCCGGGTACGCGCGCAGGTCCACCTCCTGCCGGGACGTCGTGATGTACAGGTCCGCGAGGTCCGGGCCGCCGAAGGTGCAGGCGGTGACGCGCGGGACCGGCAGCTCCACCACCGCCAGCAGCGCGCCCTCCGGCGAGTAGCGGTGCACCGCTCCCCCGCCCCACAGCGCCACCCACGGGCAACCCGCCGCGTCCACGGTCAGCCCGTCCGGCGCACCGAACTCCGGGGCGATCCGCACCAGCTCGCGCCGGCGGGTGAGCTCGCCGCCGCGGTAGTCGAAGGCGTCCACCCGCTGCGTCGGGGTGTCCGCGTAGTAGGCGGTCGTGCCGTCCGGGCTCCACGCCAGGCCGTTCGAGATCGTCACCCCGGCCAGCACCACCTCGACGTTCCCGGCGCCGTCCAGCCGGTGCAGCGCGCCCGCGCCCGGCCTCGCGTCGTAGGCCATCGAGCCGCAGTAGAAGCGGCCGTCCGGGTCGCACCCGCCCTCGTTCATCCGCACGCCCGGGTCCGTCCACAGCGGACTCATCGGCCGGACCTCGGTGAGCTCGTCGTCGGCGAACGCGAACCCGCGCTCCACCGCCAGCACCGCGCCACCGCCCGCCTTCGGCCGCAACGCCGCCGCGACCGACCCCACGTGCGAGCGCCGCACCGCACCGCCCGGCAGCAGGGTGAGCACGTCGCCGGCGAGCATGTCCACCCACCGCAGCCCCGGCCAGCCGTCGTGCCACACCGGCCCTTCCCCGTGCTCCGCGCACGCACCGGTCACCTGCTCGGCCCGGAACCGCTCGACCCCGCCCATCGCACCTCCACTCCGAAGCGAACGACCGTTCGCCACCACCGCCGGACAGGCGGCCCGCCCACTTCCACGCCCCGGCGCCGGGTGCACGGCCCGTCCGCCCACGTGGATCGGCCCCGCTCCCCGACCGATCCCACCCACCTCGCGAGTGAACGGACCGTTCGACCAACTAGATCGGACGAACGGTCCGTTCACTCCCCGACCCGGGGGTCAGGAGGATCTTGCCCACCTGTGAGCCGGAGTCGGTGAGCAGATCCAGGGCGGTCGCGGCGTCGGCCAGGTCGAACTCGTGGGTGATGATCCGTCCCGGATCCAGCACCCCGGCGGTGAACAGCCGCACCACGTGCGTCCAGGCCCGCGACGGCGCGCCGAACACGGTGTGCAGGGTGAGCTGCGCGGAGACGAGCCGCGCGGTCACCAGCGAGTCCGATTCCGGTGGCAGCCCGGTGAGCGCGACCCGCCCGCCGCGGCGGGCCAGCCGGGTCGCCAGGTGGGCGGCGCCCGGTGTTCCCGCGGTCTCCAGCACCGCGTCGAACCGCCCGCAGCGACGTACCGCTTCGAGCGGGGTGAGCACCGCGGTGGCCCCGCACGCCTCGGCGAGCTCCTCCCGCCCGGCGCGGGGTTCGACCACGACGAGTTCGGCGGGCCCGGTGGCGCCGAGCAGCTGCGCGCCGAGCAAGCCGAGGCTGCCGCCGCCGACGACGGCGACCCGCTCCCCGGCGACACCGCCGAGCCGCAGGCACGCCTCGCCGACGCAAGCGGCGGGTTCGAGCACGGCCGCGGCCCGCAGGTCGGCTTCGGGTGGCAGCACGTGCAGCAGCCGCGCGGGCAGCAGCAGGTGGTCGCACCAGGCGCCGGGCGAGGTGAACCCGGTTTCGGCGTACCCGGTGCTGCACAGGTTGTTCTCGCCGCGCCGGCACGCGTCGCA includes:
- a CDS encoding LacI family DNA-binding transcriptional regulator; protein product: MAATLTEVAKHAEVALSTASRAFSEPGRLGADTLRKVLAAAQELGYDPGRTRHPAPPRGGTVAVVVPDIANPVFGAFVKAAQAEGWHRSQTVLLADTAFDPDRERDVLAHLRGRADGIVVCSPRLDAAELLALCGRTPAVLVNRAATGVDCVLSDATDGLRQAVDYLTALGHRHLAYVQGSARSWSNAHRLGIVTALAEQAGARLDVLGHQAETVAGGTAAAAGVLAAGATAVIAHNDLVALGVVSGARVLGVHAPDGLSVVGFDDIPLAEITHPALTSIAAPIERAGAVSLELLGRAVAGQRTLPRTLRLPTQLVVRGTTGPVREETA
- a CDS encoding SMP-30/gluconolactonase/LRE family protein — translated: MGGVERFRAEQVTGACAEHGEGPVWHDGWPGLRWVDMLAGDVLTLLPGGAVRRSHVGSVAAALRPKAGGGAVLAVERGFAFADDELTEVRPMSPLWTDPGVRMNEGGCDPDGRFYCGSMAYDARPGAGALHRLDGAGNVEVVLAGVTISNGLAWSPDGTTAYYADTPTQRVDAFDYRGGELTRRRELVRIAPEFGAPDGLTVDAAGCPWVALWGGGAVHRYSPEGALLAVVELPVPRVTACTFGGPDLADLYITTSRQEVDLRAYPESGALFVVRGAGRGLPAAPYVST
- a CDS encoding zinc-dependent alcohol dehydrogenase, encoding MTARAVVIDRPGELRVAAADPVEPGPGEALVRIAWSGICGSDRELFTGGRPDGFVRYPVVPGHEWSGTVLAVGPDVPADYLGHHVVGEGFRGCQSCDACRRGENNLCSTGYAETGFTSPGAWCDHLLLPARLLHVLPPEADLRAAAVLEPAACVGEACLRLGGVAGERVAVVGGGSLGLLGAQLLGATGPAELVVVEPRAGREELAEACGATAVLTPLEAVRRCGRFDAVLETAGTPGAAHLATRLARRGGRVALTGLPPESDSLVTARLVSAQLTLHTVFGAPSRAWTHVVRLFTAGVLDPGRIITHEFDLADAATALDLLTDSGSQVGKILLTPGSGSERTVRPI